The following are from one region of the Silene latifolia isolate original U9 population chromosome 9, ASM4854445v1, whole genome shotgun sequence genome:
- the LOC141601028 gene encoding uncharacterized protein LOC141601028, protein MGWAGFVRVWLNLHFPYFFTLAFALCVRASHLFSSTHSPYTFHHTIINSSLSFSHTTIPFFISSTLFATFSYFFVLLLLGKSAPSYVLLFGGYGVSWNYGREPSDFQDVSSQATIRVEGYETRTGKFGGSSSNGYVEVNSHIFSWIDGAMNFGWGFLFYLVTF, encoded by the exons ATGGGTTGGGCTGGTTTTGTGCGGGTTTGG TTGAATTTGCATTTTCCTTATTTTTTCACCTTGGCTTTTGCCCTCTGTGTCCGTGCCTCCCATTTGTTCTCATCCACCCATTCTCCATACACTTTTCACCATACcatcatcaattcatcattaTCTTTCTCCCATACGACCATACCTTTCTTCATTTCCTCTACTTTATTTGCTACTTTCTCCTATTTCTTTGTTCTTCTACTTCTTGGAAAATCAGCGCCAA GTTATGTACTACTCTTCGGTGGATATGGTGTCTCATGGAACTATGGAAGAGAGCCCTCCGATTTTCAAGATGTGTCGTCTCAGGCTACAA TTAGGGTTGAGGGCTATGAAACTCGGACAGGGAAGTTTGGAGGGTCATCATCAAACGGATATGTCGAAGTCAATTCCCATATTTTTTCATG GATCGATGGTGCTATGAACTTTGGATGGGGTTTTTTGTTCTACTTGGTAACATTTTGA